The Pygocentrus nattereri isolate fPygNat1 chromosome 17, fPygNat1.pri, whole genome shotgun sequence genome window below encodes:
- the dlc gene encoding delta-like protein C, translating into MANVLPACLLLLLSAHLVRSVGVFELKVHAFRSARALCQRAVDCRIFFRLCLKHSQDVILPEPPCTYGSGLTEPFSADQISSSAPIRVPFNFKWPGTFSLIIEVWSAESSSEQSTENQNNLITRLATKRTLAIGEESAQDVHQGEQSELHYSYHVVCDEHYYGDSCSDYCRPRDDTFGHFTCDATGRRICLEGWKGDYCTEPICLSGCSEERGYCETPGECKCRLGWQGPLCDECQRHPGCLHGTCSQPWQCNCKEGWGGLFCNQDLNFCTNHKPCRNDATCTNTGQGSYTCTCKPGFSGTNCEIETSECDSNPCKNGGSCNDLVNGYSCTCPQGFYGKNCEISAMTCADGPCFNGGTCVVDKTGGYSCHCPVGYMGSNCEKKIDRCSSDPCANGAQCLDLGLSLVCKCRPGFKGTHCEINIDECARNPCRNAGTCVDGINDYTCKCTLGFSGKDCSVRTDACSRLPCENGGTCYTHFSGPVCQCPPGFMGTRCEYDQPPTHAPPGDGFPAALAVSFTLGLITLTLVLCAAIILLRQMRRSGKVVSTSVQNQLDTVNNRTSMISTSQSCFKEKEAFLIPGGPYKVSNKDVALSSGMLDKCSSDKANNKQNMLDYNLADEKHTKDKLDLKESSILVPPLSYPKEGLYHPVYIIPEQMEPCIFATEV; encoded by the exons ATGGCTAACGTCTTACCAGCGTGTCTCCTGCTACTGCTGTCGGCCCACCTG GTCCGCTCCGTCGGTGTGTTCGAGCTGAAGGTCCACGCGTTCCGCAGCGCGCGCGCCCTCTGCCAGCGCGCCGTCGACTGCCGCATCTTCTTCCGCCTGTGTCTGAAACATTCCCAGGACGTGATCCTGCCCGAGCCGCCGTGCACCTACGGCTCCGGCCTGACGGAGCCCTTCAGCGCAGACCAAATCTCCAGCAGCGCTCCCATCAGAGTGCCCTTCAACTTCAAATGGCCG GGAACGTTTTCCTTGATAATCGAAGTGTGGAGTGCTGAGTCCTCTTCCGAACAGTCCACCG AAAACCAGAACAATCTCATCACCCGCCTGGCCACCAAGCGCACGCTAGCCATCGGGGAGGAATCGGCCCAGGATGTTCACCAGGGAGAGCAGAGTGAGCTGCACTACTCCTATCATGTCGTCTGTGACGAGCACTACTACGGCGACAGCTGCTCGGACTACTGCCGTCCCCGGGACGACACCTTCGGCCACTTTACATGCGACGCCACTGGCAGAAGGATTTGCTTGGAGGGTTGGAAAGGAGATTACTGCACAGAGC CCATCTGCTTGTCTGGCTGCAGCGAAGAGCGCGGTTATTGTGAGACCCCCGGCGAGTGCAAGTGCCGCCTCGGGTGGCAGGGCCCCCTCTGTGATGAGTGCCAGCGCCACCCGGGCTGCTTGCACGGCACCTGCAGCCAGCCGTGGcagtgcaactgcaaggaaggCTGGGGTGGCCTCTTCTGCAACCAGGACCTGAACTTCTGCACTAACCACAAGCCCTGCAGGAATGACGCCACTTGCACCAACACAGGACAGGGCAGCTACACCTGCACCTGCAAGCCCGGCTTCAGCGGCACCAACTGCGAGATTGAGACCAGTGAGTGCGACAGCAACCCATGCAAGAACGGTGGCAGCTGTAAC GATCTGGTGAATGGCTACTCATGCACATGCCCTCAGGGCTTCTACGGGAAGAACTGCGAGATCAGCGCCATGACCTGCGCCGATGGACCCTGCTTCAATGGTGGCACCTGTGTTGTTGACAAGACCGGAGGCTACTCCTGCCATTGCCCCGTCGGTTACATGGGCTCCAACTGTGAGAAGAAAATCGACAGATGCAGCAGTGACCCCTGTGCCAACG GTGCACAATGTCTAGACTTGGGCCTCAGCTTAGTGTGCAAATGCCGTCCAGGCTTCAAAGGCACTCACTGTGAAATCAACATAGATGAGTGTGCCCGCAACCCCTGCCGCAATGCTGGCACCTGCGTGGACGGCATCAATGACTATACCTGCAAGTGCACACTGGGCTTCTCAGGCAAGGACTGCAGCGTCCGCACTGATGCCTGCAGTCGTCTGCCCTGCGAGAACGGTGGGACCTGCTATACCCACTTCAGCGGGCCTGTGTGCCAGTGCCCACCAGGTTTCATGGGCACCCGTTGTGAGTATGACCAGCCTCCCACTCATGCTCCCCCAGGAGATGGCTTTCCAGCAGCCCTGGCTGTCTCCTTCACCCTGGGCCTGATCACCCTGACTCTGGTGCTGTGTGCCGCCATAATCCTCCTTAGGCAGATGAGGCGTAGCGGAAAAGTCGTGTCCACCTCCGTCCAGAACCAGTTGGACACGGTCAATAACCGCACCTCTATGATCTCCACCTCGCAGTCTTGCTTCAAGGAAAAGGAAGCTTTCCTCATCCCTGGCGGCCCATACAAAGTGTCCAACAAGGATGTAGCGCTGAGCTCTGGTATGCTGGACAAATGCTCAAGTGACAAGGCCAACAACAAGCAGAATATGTTGGACTACAATCTGGCCGATGAGAAACATACAAAGGACAAGCTAGACCT gaaagaGTCCAGCATATTGGTTCCACCTTTGAGCTACCCTAAGGAAGGTTTATATCATCCTGTATACATCATTCCAGAACAGATGGAACCATGTATTTTTGCTACTGAG GTTTAA